A DNA window from Enoplosus armatus isolate fEnoArm2 chromosome 9, fEnoArm2.hap1, whole genome shotgun sequence contains the following coding sequences:
- the pigv gene encoding palmitoyltransferase ZDHHC18-A has product MTMDVRAVLEFATVTRGLSLFLQAVLNAAIPDHDADAFRPPRTEEPLYLDCAVEWLLGGLSHWDAEHYLFIAERGYLYEHNFAFFPLFPVILRGLAETLLWPLSSWLSVRGRLLVAVALGNSALFLLSVVALHALSRIVLQDRRLALLSSLLYCITPANVFMTAGYSESLFAALTFGGLFLLEKGFTFRACLALSIATAARSNGLVNIGFLLYLPSLHAISQIRVYRTTTKGHSKVFHYIWVIIRLLLTSLLGTATIALPFCAFQYYGYRTFCTPSVSLERIPHALLSLGERKGYRVPDENGPPPLWCMRPLPLLYSHIQDVYWDVGFLRYFELKQMPNFILALPMATLGIMAVYAYFQANPELCLRLGLWETGASKGLDKPTPGLFNPRVFVYVVHSTVLLVFGTLCMHVQVLTRFMASSSPVPFWISAHLLLLNEPLLHRRKTSNPNVQLQSSRNGCKHTPQNPIIALLPHFTTCSPTTQSILGYFLSYWVLGLALHCNFLPWT; this is encoded by the exons ATGACCATGGATGTCAGAGCAGTTCTGGAGTTTGCCACAGTTACCAGAGGCCTGTCACTCTTTTTACAG GCTGTCTTGAATGCTGCCATCCCTGACCATGATGCCGATGCGTTCAGGCCCCCACGGACAGAGGAGCCTCTGTACTTGGACTGTGCAGTGGAGTGGTTGTTGGGTGGCCTCTCTCACTGGGACGCCGAGCATTACCTCTTCATTGCTGAGAGAGGATACCTTTACGAGCACAACTTTgctttcttccccctcttccccGTCATCCTTCGAGGCCTGGCAGAGACTCTGCTGTGGCCCCTGAGCAGCTGGCTGAGTGTGAGGGGGCGTTTGCTGGTGGCTGTGGCTCTGGGGAACAGTGCCCTCTTCCTGCTGAGTGTGGTCGCCTTGCATGCGCTTAGTCGAATAGTTCTTCAGGACAGACGCCTCGCTCTGCTCTCCAGCTTGCTCTACTGCATCACACCTGCCAATGTTTTCATGACCGCTGGGTACTCGGAGAGCCTGTTTGCTGCGCTCACATTCGGCGGTCTGTTCCTCCTGGAGAAAGGATTCACCTTCCGAGCCTGCCTGGCGCTCAGCATAGCCACTGCAGCACGATCCAATGGACTGGTTAACATAGGATTTCTACTGTATCTTCCATCACTGCACGCTATTTCCCAAATTCGTGTGTAtcgaacaacaacaaaaggccACAGCAAAGTCTTCCACTATATTTGGGTCATCATCCGTCTCCTGCTCACCTCCCTCTTGGGAACTGCAACTATTGCCCTTCCCTTCTGTGCTTTCCAGTACTATGGGTATAGGACGTTTTGCACACCATCCGTCTCCTTGGAACGGATCCCCCATGCTCTTCTGTCGCTGGGTGAACGGAAGGGCTACCGTGTTCCAGATGAAAATGGTCCACCACCCCTCTGGTGCATGAGACCCCTCCCCCTGCTTTATTCTCACATCCAGGATGTGTATTGGGATGTGGGCTTCCTCCGCTACTTTGAGCTGAAGCAGATGCCGAACTTTATTCTGGCTCTACCTATGGCTACCCTCGGCATAATGGCAGTTTATGCATATTTTCAAGCTAATCCAGAACTGTGCTTGAGACTCGGACTATGGGAGACCGGTGCAAGCAAAGGGCTTGACAAACCCACACCAGGATTGTTCAACCCcagagtgtttgtgtatgttgtaCATTCGACAGTACTCCTGGTGTTTGGAAcattgtgcatgcatgtgcag GTCCTAACCAGATTCATGGCCTCCTCGTCTCCCGTGCCCTTCTGGATAAGTGCTCATCTGCTCCTCCTCAATGAACCACTTCTCCATCGAAGGAAAACATCGAACCCCAATGTACAGCTACAGTCATCCAGAAATGGATGCAAGCACACACCTCAAAACCCCATCATTGCTCTGCTGCCACACTTTACAACCTGTTCTCCTACCACACAGAGCATCCTGGGGTACTTCCTCTCCTACTGGGTGCTGGGACTCGCACTGCACTGCAACTTCTTGCCATGGACATGA